In Oreochromis niloticus isolate F11D_XX linkage group LG18, O_niloticus_UMD_NMBU, whole genome shotgun sequence, one genomic interval encodes:
- the LOC109195556 gene encoding tripartite motif-containing protein 16-like, whose protein sequence is MAQKGVQLDRETFSCSICLDLLKDPVATACGHSYCMNCIKGFWDEEERKGIHSCPQCRKTFTSRPVLEKNIMLAALVEQLKKTGLQAAPADHCYAGPEDVACDVCTGRKLKAIKSCLVCLISYCEKHLQPHYDAAPLKKHKLVAPSKKLQENICSRHDEVMKIFCRTDQQSICYLCTMDEHKGHETVPAAAERTEKQKELEVRRLNIQQRIQEREKDVKLLQQEVEAINGSADKAVEDSEKMFTELIRLIQKRSSDVKQQVRSQQETEVSRVKELQEKLEQEIAELKRKDGELEQLSHTEDHNQFLHNYPSLSALSESTHSSSINIRRLRYFEDVTAAVSETRDKLQDILREEWTNISLTVTEEDVLLSPPEPKTRAEFLKCSCEITLDPNTANTHLLLSEGNRKVTFMEQQQSYSDHPDRFTFYCQVLSKESLTERCYWEVEWRGGGFGVAVAYKNISRAGSHNDCALGNNDKSWALLCDTNSFQFWHNDVQTDLSGPRSSRVGVYLDHRAGILSFYSISETMTLLHRVQTTFTQPLYAGLYPVIYGDTAELIKVK, encoded by the coding sequence gaaggatccGGTGGCTACAgcctgtggacacagctactgcatgaactgtattaaaggtttctgggatgaagaggaaaggaagggaatccacagctgccctcagtgcaggAAGACTTTCACATCGAGGCCTGTCCTGGAGAAAAACATCATGTTAGCAGCTTtagtggagcagctgaagaagactggactccaagctgctccagctgatcactgctatgctggacctgaagatgtggcctgtgatgtctgcactgggaggaagctgaaagccatcaagtcctgtttagtctgtttaatttcttactgtgagaaacacctcCAACCTCACTATGATGCAGctccattaaagaaacacaagctggtggccccctccaagaagctccaggagaacatctgctctcgtcatgatgaggtgatgaagattttctgtcgtactgatcagcagagtatctgttatctctgcacaatggatgaacataaaggccatgaaacagtcccagctgcagcagaaaggactgagaagcagaaggagcTCGAGGTGAGACGactaaacatccagcagagaatccaggagcgagagaaagatgtgaagctgcttcaacaggaggtggaggccatcaatggctctgctgataaagcagtggaggacagtgagaagatgttcactgagctgatccgtctcatccagaaaagaagctctgatgtgaagcagcaggtcagatcccagcaggaaactgaagtgagtcgagtcaaagagcttcaggagaagctggagcaggagatcgctgagctgaagaggaaagacggcgagctggagcagctctcacacacagaggatcacaaccagtttctacacaactacccctcactgtcagcactcagtgagtctacacactcatccagcatcaatattcGTCGTCTGAGgtactttgaggatgtgacagcagctgtgtcagagaccagagataaactacaggacattctgagagaggaatggacaaacatctcactgacagtcactgaagaggatgttttactgtcaccaccagagccaaagaccagagctgaattcttaaaatgttcatgtgaaattacactggatccaaacacagcaaacacacatctgttattatctgaggggaacagaaaagtaacatttatggaacaacaacagtcttattctgatcatccagacagattcacaTTTTATTGTCAGGTCCTGAGTAAAGAGAGTCTGACTGAacgttgttactgggaggtggagtggagaggaggaggatttGGTGTAGCAGTCGCATACAAGAATATCAGCAGAGCAGGGAGCCACAATGACTGTGCATTAGGAAACAATGACAAATCTTGGGCATTACTTTGTGACACAAACAGTTTTCAATTTTGGCACAACGATGTTCAAACTGACCTCTCAGGTCCTCGgtcctccagagtaggagtgtacctggatcacagagcaggtattctgtctttctacagcatctctgaaaccatgactctcctccacagagtccagaccacgttcactcagccgctctatgctggacttTATCCTGTAATTTATGGAGACACTGCAGAGTTGATTAAAGTCAAATAG